One window from the genome of Candidatus Binatia bacterium encodes:
- the argJ gene encoding bifunctional glutamate N-acetyltransferase/amino-acid acetyltransferase ArgJ gives MENKTAPQEFLQPQGFLSAAKNAGIKDDTLDLTVIYSTARARGAAMFTQNRFPGAPVIVGREHIADGFVQALVVNSKNANVAMGQQGIDDATEMCRLVAGELDIDYRDVLPFSTGVIGRRLPMYKIRDGLKGIRDELKPNNLELAARAIMTTDRYPKYVSRKVGAGVIAGIAKGAGMIEPNMATMLVYLMTDAELPAASLRRMLRRVVDPTFNSLSIDTDTSTSDTVVLMANGLAGPVDARQFEAGLYEVCEHLAREIARSGEGATKLITVEVTGAKSEAQAKRVAKSVVNSPLVKTAVYGSDPNWGRVIMAVGKTFDKNIEPGRVTIRFGNTRVFELGAPVECDLEALRGYLGQAEALIAVDLGIGKRSARVWGCDLTEGYIKENAYYTT, from the coding sequence ATGGAAAATAAGACCGCACCGCAGGAATTTTTACAGCCGCAGGGATTTTTGTCGGCGGCGAAGAACGCCGGGATCAAAGACGACACGCTCGATCTTACCGTGATCTACTCGACCGCACGCGCGCGCGGCGCGGCGATGTTCACGCAGAACCGCTTTCCCGGCGCGCCGGTGATCGTCGGGCGAGAGCACATCGCCGACGGCTTCGTCCAGGCGCTGGTCGTCAACAGCAAGAACGCCAACGTCGCCATGGGCCAGCAGGGCATCGACGACGCCACCGAGATGTGCCGTCTGGTTGCCGGAGAGCTGGACATCGACTACCGGGACGTTCTCCCCTTCTCGACCGGCGTGATCGGCCGGCGCTTGCCGATGTATAAGATCCGGGACGGACTGAAGGGCATCCGCGACGAGCTCAAGCCGAATAATCTCGAGCTGGCCGCGCGCGCGATCATGACAACCGACCGCTATCCCAAATACGTTTCCCGTAAAGTGGGCGCCGGCGTCATCGCGGGGATTGCCAAGGGCGCGGGGATGATCGAGCCGAATATGGCGACGATGCTGGTTTATCTGATGACGGACGCCGAGCTGCCGGCCGCGTCGCTGCGGCGCATGCTGCGCCGGGTCGTGGACCCGACGTTCAATTCGCTGAGCATCGACACCGACACGAGCACGAGCGACACCGTGGTCCTGATGGCCAACGGCCTGGCGGGACCCGTCGATGCGCGTCAGTTTGAAGCCGGTCTATACGAAGTTTGCGAGCACCTCGCCCGCGAAATCGCGCGCAGCGGCGAGGGCGCAACGAAGCTCATCACCGTGGAGGTCACGGGCGCGAAGAGCGAGGCACAAGCAAAGCGCGTCGCCAAGTCGGTGGTCAATTCGCCGTTGGTCAAAACCGCCGTCTACGGCTCAGATCCCAACTGGGGCCGCGTGATCATGGCCGTCGGCAAGACCTTTGACAAGAACATCGAACCCGGCCGCGTCACCATCCGCTTCGGCAACACAAGAGTATTCGAACTGGGCGCCCCGGTGGAGTGCGATCTCGAGGCGCTGCGCGGCTATCTCGGCCAGGCCGAAGCTCTGATCGCCGTCGATCTCGGCATCGGCAAAAGATCCGCGCGCGTCTGGGGGTGTGATCTCACCGAGGGGTATATAAAGGAGAACGCTTACTATACGACTTAG
- a CDS encoding isochorismatase family protein, which produces MTDRFEDHCWKDVVSEEIMEIYRHYRRETYIGQRPALLAIDLYNLAFEGGQRPVSEVVKEFPSACGIHAWNAVKSIQELFAAARSRGLPVIYTTTETRGEAKPVNVHATNRRIQKIDPRAYEIYEAFKPEPGDLVIYKERASGFFGTPLIAHLTMLGVDSLIVCGETTSGCVRASVVDAYSNGFHTVVVEECVFDRSVLSHKVNLFDLHHKYADVMHLDEVKGHLLPEAVRRAL; this is translated from the coding sequence ATGACCGATCGCTTCGAAGACCACTGCTGGAAAGACGTCGTCAGCGAAGAGATCATGGAAATTTACCGGCACTATCGCCGTGAGACGTACATCGGGCAGCGCCCCGCGCTGCTTGCAATAGATCTTTACAATCTGGCTTTCGAAGGCGGCCAACGGCCCGTCAGTGAAGTCGTGAAAGAATTTCCCAGCGCGTGCGGCATTCACGCCTGGAATGCGGTCAAGTCGATTCAAGAGCTGTTCGCCGCCGCGCGCTCGCGCGGTCTGCCGGTGATCTACACCACGACCGAGACGCGCGGTGAGGCCAAGCCCGTGAACGTTCACGCGACCAATCGGCGGATACAAAAAATCGACCCTCGCGCTTATGAAATCTACGAGGCGTTCAAGCCCGAGCCCGGCGATCTCGTCATCTACAAAGAGCGCGCGAGCGGTTTTTTCGGCACGCCGCTGATCGCGCATTTAACCATGCTCGGAGTCGACAGCCTGATCGTCTGCGGCGAGACCACTAGCGGCTGCGTGCGTGCGAGCGTGGTCGACGCCTACTCGAACGGCTTCCACACGGTCGTGGTCGAGGAATGCGTTTTCGACCGCAGCGTTCTCTCGCACAAAGTCAACCTCTTCGACCTGCATCATAAGTACGCCGACGTCATGCATCTCGACGAAGTGAAAGGCCACTTGCTGCCGGAGGCGGTTCGACGGGCGCTTTGA
- a CDS encoding permease yields MDISTLIMMAVALALLAGLYLKAPELAGKGTGAGVALMLEVLPRMVAAFLIAGIIQAVVPEEVIARWMGAESGWKGLVIAMGLGAVTPGGPMMQFPIVASLYKTGVGVGPLISYLTSWSVLGVHRAIVWEVPFLGARVVALRLAVSLAFPLFAGWLSALLWKDWGS; encoded by the coding sequence ATGGATATCTCTACGTTGATCATGATGGCGGTGGCGCTGGCGCTCCTCGCCGGACTTTATCTGAAGGCCCCGGAGCTTGCGGGCAAGGGGACGGGCGCGGGCGTCGCTCTGATGCTGGAGGTTTTGCCGCGCATGGTCGCGGCATTTCTCATAGCCGGTATCATTCAGGCGGTCGTCCCCGAGGAAGTCATCGCCCGGTGGATGGGCGCCGAGTCCGGGTGGAAGGGGCTCGTGATCGCGATGGGGCTTGGGGCGGTCACTCCGGGCGGTCCGATGATGCAATTCCCTATTGTCGCGTCATTGTACAAAACAGGGGTCGGTGTCGGGCCGCTGATTTCTTATCTCACCTCGTGGTCCGTTCTGGGCGTTCATCGCGCTATCGTCTGGGAAGTTCCGTTCCTGGGAGCGCGCGTCGTCGCTCTGCGCCTGGCGGTGAGCCTCGCGTTTCCATTGTTCGCGGGATGGCTTTCCGCTCTCCTCTGGAAAGACTGGGGCTCGTGA
- a CDS encoding aldehyde dehydrogenase family protein — MKMLIGGEQVDSVSGQTYEVRNPATGEVVDTVPKGNEKDVQQAIQAAESAFKEWSDVTAEDRGKMLMNACELIKQKSGDIAQALTKEQGKTLFEAGLEIHHLLHGLEFYAGLASKVRGAHVPLPQKNAYGMVVRQPIGVCAGIVPWNFPLTLMGTKLGPALAAGNTIIIKPASTTPLATLIAIEQIQKATYGEGKAQKTLPKGAVNVVTGPGSTVGEEILKNPRIRRIAFTGSTLVGKHVMEVAGREIKRVTLELGGSDPMIVMDDANLDVAIKMADIGRYFNCGQMCLGVKRLFVQESVAESFVGKLAEILKTKTVGNGASKETRMGPIHIESQRKEIEEQVEDAKARGAKVIFGGERPKGGGDLDKGYFYLPTLLTNVPEDARVSVEETFGPVLPVFTFKTLDEAIEKANNSIFGLGSSIWTRNLVHANRAIDKLQAGNVWVNSLHYGYDELPFGGVKQSGVGREHGPEALDYYLEPKGVAIVNV; from the coding sequence ATGAAAATGTTGATCGGCGGCGAGCAAGTCGATTCGGTGAGCGGGCAGACTTACGAGGTTCGTAACCCGGCGACCGGCGAGGTTGTGGACACCGTCCCGAAAGGAAACGAGAAGGACGTCCAGCAGGCGATCCAGGCGGCCGAGAGCGCGTTCAAGGAGTGGTCCGACGTCACGGCAGAGGACCGCGGCAAGATGCTCATGAACGCCTGCGAGCTGATCAAGCAGAAGAGCGGCGACATCGCCCAGGCGCTGACGAAGGAACAGGGCAAGACGCTCTTCGAAGCGGGCCTGGAAATTCACCACCTGCTGCACGGCCTGGAATTTTACGCCGGCCTCGCATCTAAAGTCCGCGGCGCTCACGTTCCGCTGCCGCAGAAAAACGCCTACGGCATGGTCGTGCGCCAGCCGATCGGCGTCTGCGCCGGCATCGTGCCGTGGAATTTCCCGCTGACGCTCATGGGAACGAAGCTGGGCCCGGCGCTCGCGGCGGGAAACACGATCATCATCAAGCCGGCGAGCACGACGCCGCTTGCGACGCTCATCGCCATCGAGCAAATTCAGAAAGCCACGTACGGCGAGGGCAAGGCGCAGAAAACTTTGCCCAAGGGAGCGGTCAACGTGGTCACTGGCCCGGGCAGCACCGTCGGCGAAGAAATTTTAAAGAATCCGCGCATTCGGCGCATCGCGTTTACCGGCTCCACTCTGGTCGGCAAGCACGTCATGGAAGTAGCGGGCCGGGAGATCAAGAGAGTCACGCTCGAGCTCGGCGGCAGCGATCCGATGATCGTCATGGACGACGCCAATCTCGACGTAGCGATCAAGATGGCCGACATCGGTCGCTACTTCAACTGCGGCCAGATGTGCCTCGGCGTCAAGCGGCTCTTCGTCCAGGAGTCGGTCGCCGAATCTTTCGTCGGCAAGCTGGCGGAGATACTGAAGACGAAAACCGTCGGCAACGGCGCCAGCAAGGAAACGCGCATGGGCCCGATCCACATCGAATCGCAGCGCAAAGAGATCGAAGAGCAGGTCGAGGATGCGAAGGCGCGCGGCGCGAAAGTCATCTTCGGCGGCGAAAGGCCCAAGGGCGGCGGCGATCTCGACAAGGGGTATTTTTACCTGCCGACGCTGCTCACCAACGTGCCTGAAGACGCCCGCGTCAGCGTGGAGGAGACTTTCGGCCCTGTGCTGCCCGTTTTCACCTTTAAAACGCTGGACGAGGCGATCGAGAAAGCGAACAACTCGATCTTCGGCCTCGGCTCGTCGATTTGGACCAGGAATCTCGTCCACGCCAACAGGGCGATCGACAAGCTTCAGGCGGGCAACGTCTGGGTCAACTCGCTCCACTACGGCTACGACGAGCTGCCGTTCGGCGGCGTCAAGCAGAGCGGCGTCGGCCGCGAGCACGGCCCCGAGGCGTTGGATTACTACCTGGAGCCGAAGGGTGTGGCGATCGTGAACGTATAG
- a CDS encoding transporter substrate-binding domain-containing protein has protein sequence MAIARVAALALMGLLLPPLPVPAQAPARPLRVATRVVPPFVFEDKGKLAGFSIDLWQNISEEIKARSELAEHPTVVDLLAAVKSGKSDLGIAAISITAERSREFDFSQPMFDSGLQILVRDQPGGGSSVRQTLSLLLSSAALPFVGLTLLFVLVPAHIVWLSERRHPRGMIESRSYFPGIFEACWWAASTLATQADQMPRSALGRAMAILWMFTAVLFVAYFTATVTSSLTVQQLQGDINGPEDLPGKQVATTTGSTSAAYLRQHNIETLEFPRIEQAYEALLKGQADAVVFDAPVLLFYAAREGKGKVNVVGSVFRKESYGIVFPQNSPYRRPVNAALLKLKEDGTYQRLYDKWFAAGR, from the coding sequence ATGGCCATCGCTAGAGTCGCGGCGCTCGCGCTAATGGGGCTTTTGCTGCCGCCGCTGCCCGTGCCGGCCCAGGCTCCCGCCCGTCCGCTCCGCGTCGCTACTCGGGTGGTCCCGCCGTTCGTGTTTGAAGATAAGGGCAAGCTCGCCGGCTTCAGCATCGATCTCTGGCAGAATATTTCCGAAGAAATAAAGGCGAGATCAGAACTGGCGGAGCATCCCACCGTGGTCGATCTGCTCGCCGCGGTAAAATCGGGTAAAAGCGATCTGGGAATCGCCGCGATCTCCATCACCGCCGAGCGCAGCCGGGAGTTCGATTTTTCCCAGCCGATGTTCGACTCCGGCCTGCAGATTCTGGTCCGCGATCAGCCCGGCGGAGGCAGTTCGGTGCGTCAGACGTTGTCGCTTCTGCTTTCCTCCGCCGCTCTGCCGTTTGTGGGACTGACGCTCCTCTTCGTTCTCGTGCCGGCGCACATCGTCTGGCTCTCCGAACGGCGCCACCCGCGCGGCATGATCGAGTCCCGTTCTTATTTTCCCGGCATCTTCGAGGCTTGCTGGTGGGCGGCGTCGACTCTGGCGACGCAGGCCGATCAAATGCCGCGGAGCGCGCTCGGCCGGGCGATGGCGATCCTCTGGATGTTCACCGCCGTTTTGTTCGTCGCCTACTTTACCGCGACCGTGACCAGCTCGCTGACCGTCCAGCAGCTTCAAGGCGACATCAACGGCCCGGAAGATTTGCCCGGCAAACAGGTGGCGACGACGACCGGCAGCACGTCGGCCGCTTACCTTCGCCAGCATAATATCGAGACGCTGGAATTCCCACGCATTGAGCAGGCCTACGAAGCTTTGCTCAAGGGGCAGGCCGACGCGGTCGTATTCGATGCTCCGGTCCTGCTCTTCTACGCGGCGCGCGAGGGAAAAGGAAAGGTGAACGTCGTTGGATCGGTCTTCCGCAAGGAAAGCTACGGCATCGTTTTTCCGCAGAACAGTCCTTACCGCAGGCCGGTGAACGCGGCGTTGCTGAAGCTCAAAGAGGACGGCACCTATCAGCGCCTCTACGACAAATGGTTCGCGGCGGGCCGATAA
- a CDS encoding M20/M25/M40 family metallo-hydrolase, producing the protein MPVNKELAQKVLAQIDRDELAQLGCDLVNHPSPTGQEKAVAEFILNWFQANGLKAIRQEVEVDRPNAVGVLKGAGSGLSLGFNGHMDTSFTGTSEDLRMVANIEPESELRGSIAGGKVRGLGISNMKGGVAAFMMAAKALKKSGVTLKGDAVFAAVVGEISRTPIGPWQTKEYRGEGAGTRHLLTHGMHTDYAVVADGSDLNIVWTQTGVVQIKITTFGKAEAAWGSKRSTHPMEKLNAIVKMTKMINALEQWAERFEEKYIYNSPTGPLYPKVNIGAIEGGAPYRPNYFPGVCSIYVDIRTPPQVRPVTVQHEVEKTLAALGVEYEMEAYKSLLGHEGKGVEPLVESLEEIHQFLFGSKLTHEAADRASIWTDTNVYNELGIPAVKIGPRGKRIGPRAEEIRIDDMVKAAQIYALVALDICSRERPGGL; encoded by the coding sequence ATGCCCGTCAACAAAGAATTGGCGCAAAAAGTCCTGGCGCAAATCGATCGCGACGAGCTGGCGCAGCTCGGCTGCGACCTCGTCAACCATCCGAGTCCGACCGGACAGGAGAAAGCGGTCGCGGAATTTATTCTCAATTGGTTTCAGGCGAACGGCCTCAAAGCGATCCGGCAGGAGGTCGAAGTCGATCGGCCCAACGCCGTCGGCGTGCTCAAAGGCGCCGGCAGCGGGTTGAGTCTCGGCTTCAACGGCCACATGGACACGAGCTTTACCGGCACCAGCGAAGATCTCCGCATGGTCGCCAACATCGAGCCGGAATCCGAGCTTCGCGGTTCGATCGCCGGCGGCAAAGTGCGCGGCCTCGGCATCTCGAACATGAAAGGCGGCGTGGCGGCGTTCATGATGGCGGCAAAGGCGCTCAAGAAAAGCGGCGTCACGCTCAAAGGCGACGCGGTCTTCGCCGCCGTCGTGGGCGAGATCTCGCGCACGCCGATCGGCCCGTGGCAAACCAAAGAGTACCGCGGCGAGGGCGCCGGCACGAGACACCTGCTGACCCACGGCATGCACACCGACTACGCCGTCGTCGCCGACGGCTCGGACTTGAACATCGTCTGGACCCAGACCGGGGTCGTGCAGATTAAGATCACCACTTTCGGCAAGGCCGAGGCGGCGTGGGGCAGCAAGCGATCGACACACCCGATGGAAAAATTAAACGCGATCGTCAAGATGACGAAGATGATCAACGCCCTGGAGCAATGGGCCGAGCGCTTCGAAGAAAAATATATTTACAACTCGCCCACCGGCCCGCTCTATCCCAAGGTTAACATCGGCGCGATCGAGGGCGGCGCGCCTTACCGGCCGAATTATTTTCCAGGCGTGTGCAGCATCTACGTCGATATCCGCACGCCGCCGCAGGTGAGACCCGTCACCGTCCAACACGAGGTGGAAAAGACGCTCGCCGCGCTCGGCGTCGAATACGAGATGGAAGCGTACAAATCGCTCCTCGGCCACGAGGGCAAAGGCGTCGAGCCTCTGGTCGAATCGCTCGAAGAGATCCACCAGTTTCTTTTCGGCTCGAAGCTCACGCACGAGGCCGCCGACCGCGCCAGCATCTGGACCGACACGAACGTTTACAACGAGCTCGGCATTCCCGCGGTCAAGATCGGCCCGCGCGGCAAACGCATCGGCCCGCGCGCTGAGGAGATCCGGATCGACGATATGGTCAAAGCGGCGCAGATCTATGCGCTCGTCGCGCTCGACATCTGCAGCCGCGAGCGGCCCGGAGGTCTATAA
- a CDS encoding GNAT family N-acetyltransferase has product MPSELPDFSLRRARAADFDALFVIHRAAMGDYIAATWGWDEAWQLEHFRRSFRPAARSVIDLEGQPIGFVDIIERQDCFYLENIEIAPHYQSRGIGTRIIRTLVARAEAKRLPLKLQVLKVNSRARALYERLGFRCTGETATHFVMERREK; this is encoded by the coding sequence ATGCCATCAGAGCTGCCAGATTTTTCTCTCCGGCGGGCCAGAGCTGCCGATTTTGATGCCTTGTTTGTAATTCATCGAGCGGCCATGGGCGATTACATAGCTGCAACGTGGGGTTGGGACGAAGCATGGCAGCTTGAACATTTTCGAAGGAGTTTTAGGCCGGCGGCGCGCTCGGTCATCGACCTCGAAGGTCAGCCGATTGGGTTTGTCGATATCATCGAGCGCCAAGATTGTTTTTATCTAGAGAACATCGAGATCGCGCCGCACTATCAGAGCCGCGGCATCGGCACACGAATCATTCGGACACTGGTCGCGAGAGCCGAAGCGAAGCGCCTGCCGCTTAAGCTGCAGGTCCTGAAAGTCAACTCTCGGGCGCGGGCGCTGTACGAAAGACTCGGATTTCGCTGCACAGGCGAAACGGCAACGCACTTTGTTATGGAACGTCGTGAAAAGTAA
- a CDS encoding polysaccharide deacetylase family protein encodes MKRKRKPIKWPDGARIAITPCVAFETWPEDLGGPGSMQQENRRGYPKNAVTKKSLASITDREFGERVGVFRFLDLFKKEGIRTTWFPTGITVQNYPDVIKEAVADGHEIGTETWIHDYNYMKKRDQEKKDLQRTVQIVKDVVGEAPKGYLSTGVAPGADTVDIIAELGYTYWMDPQHEETPYTLKVKNKELTVLSYFTDLNDYSSYQRAGRTPRDLLQMWKDTFDCMYEEGETDPKFMIWGNHPFVGGRPFRAVLLREFIRYAKGHSKVWFARAGDIAKWYRENYRDAQVEEWPNFTIAGRPGKKSDLLKL; translated from the coding sequence ATGAAGCGCAAGAGAAAGCCGATCAAATGGCCCGATGGCGCGCGCATCGCGATCACGCCCTGCGTCGCGTTCGAGACCTGGCCGGAGGATTTGGGCGGCCCCGGGTCGATGCAGCAGGAAAACCGGCGCGGCTATCCGAAAAACGCCGTGACGAAGAAAAGCCTCGCCAGCATCACCGACCGCGAGTTCGGCGAGCGCGTCGGCGTCTTTCGCTTCCTCGATCTTTTTAAGAAAGAGGGCATAAGGACGACGTGGTTCCCGACCGGCATCACGGTCCAGAATTATCCCGATGTGATTAAAGAAGCGGTGGCCGACGGCCACGAGATCGGCACCGAGACCTGGATTCACGACTACAACTACATGAAAAAAAGAGACCAGGAGAAAAAGGACCTGCAACGGACCGTGCAGATCGTCAAAGACGTGGTCGGAGAGGCGCCTAAAGGCTATCTTTCAACCGGCGTGGCGCCGGGCGCGGACACCGTCGATATCATCGCCGAGCTCGGCTACACCTACTGGATGGACCCGCAGCACGAGGAGACCCCCTATACGCTCAAAGTGAAGAACAAGGAGCTGACGGTCCTGTCATATTTTACAGATCTCAACGACTATTCCAGCTACCAGCGCGCCGGGCGCACGCCGCGCGACCTTCTGCAAATGTGGAAAGACACCTTCGATTGCATGTACGAGGAAGGGGAGACCGACCCGAAGTTCATGATCTGGGGAAACCATCCGTTCGTGGGCGGCCGGCCGTTTCGCGCCGTGCTGCTCAGGGAATTTATCCGCTACGCCAAGGGCCATTCCAAAGTTTGGTTCGCGCGCGCCGGCGACATCGCCAAATGGTATCGGGAAAATTATCGCGACGCGCAGGTCGAAGAGTGGCCCAATTTCACCATCGCCGGCAGACCCGGCAAAAAGTCCGACTTGTTAAAACTTTGA
- a CDS encoding enoyl-CoA hydratase-related protein, translated as MANEKTVEYKADNGVALVELNRPPVNSYTHELLRELDDAILQARFDDNVHALVITGKGEKFFSAGADINMLANKPLAYKNNFALHGHEVLMRLENTPKLVIAAVNGHAVGGGLEIAMACDIRIAKKEGGKLGLAEINLGVMPGMGGTQRLPRLVGKGRAMELCATGRTIAFEEALEMGLVNFIYEKENFLDRVMDYAKQFVTPNKASMAVGKVKRAVQTGLELSLPDGLAFEREVLAQAFGSEDAAEGVKAYLEKRTAQYKGR; from the coding sequence ATGGCGAACGAGAAAACAGTCGAATACAAAGCCGATAACGGGGTGGCGCTTGTGGAGCTCAACCGCCCGCCGGTGAACAGCTACACGCACGAGCTTTTGCGCGAGCTGGACGACGCCATTTTGCAGGCGCGCTTCGACGACAACGTTCACGCGCTGGTGATTACCGGCAAGGGGGAAAAGTTCTTCTCCGCGGGCGCCGACATCAACATGCTCGCCAACAAGCCTCTCGCTTACAAAAACAACTTCGCGCTGCACGGCCACGAAGTCCTGATGCGCCTGGAAAACACGCCCAAGCTCGTGATCGCCGCGGTCAACGGACACGCGGTCGGCGGCGGCCTCGAGATCGCCATGGCCTGCGACATCCGCATCGCCAAAAAAGAAGGCGGGAAGCTCGGCCTGGCGGAGATCAATCTCGGCGTCATGCCCGGCATGGGCGGCACGCAGCGGCTGCCGCGGCTGGTCGGCAAAGGGCGCGCGATGGAGCTGTGCGCGACCGGGAGAACCATCGCCTTCGAAGAGGCGCTGGAGATGGGCCTCGTCAATTTCATCTATGAGAAGGAAAACTTTCTCGATCGCGTCATGGACTATGCCAAGCAATTCGTCACGCCCAACAAAGCGAGCATGGCCGTCGGCAAAGTAAAGCGCGCCGTTCAGACCGGCTTGGAACTGTCGCTTCCCGACGGTCTCGCCTTCGAGCGGGAAGTGCTGGCGCAGGCCTTCGGCAGCGAAGACGCCGCCGAGGGCGTGAAGGCCTACCTGGAAAAAAGAACCGCGCAGTATAAAGGTAGATAG
- a CDS encoding M48 family metalloprotease, with protein sequence MRFGWIHPAVAIFCLMLSACATTGPKISAEEEKKFKEALLAESKAWQKKQQERIEEVASRLLEATDTQSVIRFVFAASSEQTGARVNLDAANAWTDGGTVWVTRGMMRFLKNDDELAAVLGHEIAHALRGHMRYLWAQNILGMAVAVPAGIYGGQIGGEAAARMVQLATAKFDRDREREADLYGLMWAHRAGFNVDDGKEVFRRIAIEMPGSTERGFLSTHPTAPERFLALDKIAATLKAGQDPLKVFGPKPETDEKKTQDEKKGEVTAEEDLAKRNSAER encoded by the coding sequence ATGCGTTTCGGTTGGATCCATCCCGCGGTCGCCATTTTTTGCCTCATGCTCTCCGCCTGCGCCACCACCGGGCCCAAGATCAGCGCCGAAGAGGAAAAAAAGTTCAAGGAAGCGTTGCTGGCCGAGTCCAAGGCCTGGCAGAAAAAACAACAGGAGAGGATCGAAGAGGTGGCGAGCCGGCTGCTCGAAGCGACGGACACGCAGAGCGTGATCCGGTTCGTCTTCGCCGCCAGCTCCGAGCAAACCGGCGCGCGCGTGAATCTCGACGCGGCCAATGCCTGGACCGACGGCGGCACGGTGTGGGTCACTCGCGGCATGATGCGCTTTCTCAAGAACGACGACGAGCTCGCCGCCGTCCTGGGACATGAGATCGCCCATGCGCTCCGAGGCCACATGAGATATCTCTGGGCGCAGAATATCCTGGGCATGGCGGTGGCCGTCCCCGCCGGAATCTACGGCGGCCAGATCGGCGGCGAAGCCGCCGCGCGCATGGTGCAGCTCGCGACGGCCAAGTTCGACCGCGACCGCGAGCGCGAGGCCGATCTCTACGGTCTCATGTGGGCCCACCGCGCCGGCTTCAACGTCGACGACGGCAAAGAAGTTTTCCGGAGAATCGCCATCGAAATGCCCGGCAGTACGGAAAGAGGGTTTCTCTCCACGCACCCGACCGCGCCGGAAAGGTTCCTGGCGCTGGACAAGATCGCTGCGACGCTCAAGGCGGGACAGGACCCGCTCAAGGTTTTCGGTCCGAAGCCGGAAACGGACGAAAAGAAAACCCAAGACGAAAAGAAGGGCGAAGTGACCGCTGAAGAAGATCTCGCAAAACGGAATTCCGCCGAGCGGTAA
- a CDS encoding GNAT family acetyltransferase — protein MEGTELQIRPYSESDRGAVVALWLEVFVNEPSWNAPEAMIRRKLAVQPELFLVGAIAGKVVATVLAGFDGVRGWIHHLAVTPSRRRRGIATRMMRAAEAGLARLGCPKINLQVRPANAEAIAFYRTLGYEVEERVGMGKRLR, from the coding sequence GTGGAAGGCACCGAATTACAGATTCGCCCGTACTCTGAGTCCGATCGCGGCGCCGTAGTTGCTCTCTGGCTAGAAGTCTTTGTGAACGAACCGTCGTGGAACGCGCCGGAAGCGATGATTCGGCGCAAGCTCGCCGTGCAGCCTGAGCTGTTCCTCGTCGGAGCTATAGCGGGAAAAGTCGTCGCTACGGTTCTGGCGGGATTCGACGGAGTGAGAGGATGGATTCATCACCTCGCCGTAACCCCATCACGACGACGCCGGGGAATCGCGACGCGAATGATGCGCGCAGCGGAAGCCGGATTGGCGCGGCTCGGCTGCCCGAAAATCAACTTGCAGGTGAGACCGGCAAACGCCGAAGCCATCGCGTTCTACAGAACCCTCGGCTACGAAGTCGAAGAACGAGTCGGCATGGGGAAGCGGCTTCGTTGA
- a CDS encoding IS110 family transposase produces the protein MEYIALDVHKKYTWARVESQVGERLFECRLAHDRGTIKGFVSKWSEGAPVAVETVGNWYWVVDEIEAGGGKPQLVNARLAKLMMGSVNKSDKLDAKGMNRLQRTGTLPTVWIPSSSVRDARELPRTRMVLSGQRTQLKNRVHATLGKYGYTVEGASDAFGKKGRKIVEEFLPKLPPHTEQALRRVLDQLDYVGENLKAIEQKMIEVFTPCPETNWLKTLPGVGDILAVVIWTEIGTVERFGRAEQLASYSGLVAREHSSGGLRKENPIGNRCRPRNGKRATLMGPLRPAC, from the coding sequence ATGGAATACATCGCATTGGATGTTCATAAGAAATACACCTGGGCACGGGTCGAGAGTCAAGTAGGAGAACGGTTGTTCGAATGCCGACTGGCGCACGACCGAGGGACGATCAAGGGCTTTGTAAGCAAGTGGTCCGAGGGAGCGCCAGTAGCGGTGGAGACGGTAGGCAACTGGTACTGGGTGGTCGATGAGATCGAGGCGGGCGGAGGAAAGCCACAGCTGGTCAACGCGCGATTGGCGAAACTGATGATGGGCAGCGTGAATAAGAGCGACAAGCTCGATGCTAAAGGGATGAACCGGTTGCAAAGAACGGGGACTCTCCCGACGGTTTGGATCCCTTCCTCTTCGGTGCGCGATGCCCGCGAGCTGCCGCGAACGCGCATGGTGCTCAGTGGACAGCGCACGCAACTGAAGAACCGAGTTCATGCCACTCTGGGCAAGTACGGGTATACGGTGGAAGGGGCGAGTGATGCCTTTGGCAAAAAAGGCCGTAAAATCGTGGAGGAGTTTCTGCCTAAGCTTCCGCCCCATACCGAACAAGCGCTTCGACGTGTGCTCGATCAGTTGGATTACGTGGGCGAGAATCTCAAAGCGATCGAACAAAAAATGATCGAGGTTTTTACTCCGTGTCCCGAGACGAACTGGCTTAAGACTTTGCCCGGCGTGGGCGATATCCTGGCGGTGGTGATTTGGACCGAGATCGGCACCGTTGAGCGCTTCGGCCGTGCCGAGCAATTGGCGAGCTACAGCGGGTTGGTGGCGCGGGAGCACTCCAGCGGGGGCTTAAGAAAGGAGAACCCTATCGGGAACCGATGTCGTCCACGCAACGGTAAGCGCGCTACGCTCATGGGTCCACTGAGACCCGCATGCTGA